The Micromonospora sp. NBC_00421 DNA window CTCGGACGACCCGATCGTCTTCCTGGAGCCGAAGCGGCGCTACTGGGAGAAGGGCCCGGTCGAGCTGGACGCCCCGCTGTCCGGGGCGTACCCGCTGCACTCCGCCCGGGTGGTGCGGCCGGGCACCGCCGCCACCGTGCTGGCGTACGGCCCGATGGTGCGCACCTGCATCGAGGCGGCGACCGCCGCCGCCGAGGACGGCCGGGAGCTGGAGGTCGTCGACCTGCGCACGCTCTCCCCGCTGGACCTGACCGCCGTGTACGAGTCGGTGCGGCGCACCGGCCGGTGCGTGGTCGTCCACGAGGCCCCCGGCAACCTGGGCCTGGGTTCGGAGATCGCGGCGCGGATCACCGAGGAGTGCTTCTACTCCCTGGAGTCCCCGGTGCTGCGGGTGACCGGCTACGACACCCCCTACCCGGCCAGCCGGGTGGAGGAGGAGTACCTGCCCGACCTCGACCGGGTGCTCGACGCCGTCGACCGCTCCTTCGGCTGGTGAGCGCGATGTCCCGGATCAAGGAGTTCAACCTGCCCGACCTGGGTGAGGGCCTGACCGAGGGCGAGATCCTCGCCTGGCTGGTCAAGGTGGGCGACATCATCGAGCTGAACCAGCCGATCGTCGAGGTCGAGACGGCCAAGGCTGCCGTCGAGATCCCGGCGAAGTGGGCCGGCGAGGTGCGGTCGATCTTCCACCCGGAGGGCAGCACGGTCGAGGTCGGCACCCCGATCATCGCGATCGACACCGACCCCGGCGCCGGCCCGATCGCCGAGTCCACCACCGCCGCCCCCAGCTCCGCCCTGCCCACCCCCTCGGCCGCCGCGCTGGCCGCAGTCGAGCTGGCTCCCGCCGAGGGCGCCGTCGAGCCGGGCATGATCGGTGGTCCCGCCCCCGGTGGCCGTACCGCCGTCCTGGTCGGCTACGGGCCGCGTACCACCTCCGCAAAACGCCGCCCCCGCAAATCCCCCACGACTCCCCACTCCGTCGATCATGGAGTTGTGGTGGGTGACAAAATCACCCCTACCCCCGCAAGCCAGGCACCATCCCTCCATGATCGACCGGGTACGAGCGGGCCGGTGCTGGCGAAGCCGCCGGTGCGGAAGCTTGCGAAGGATCTCGGGATCGACCTGGCCACGCTGAGCGGGTCGGGTCCGCTCGGGTCGATCACGCGGGAGGACGTACACGCGGCGGCGAACGGGAGCACGACGGCGGCCGAGCCGCTGGCGGCGGCCCCACCGGTCACGGCGGCCGCGAGCTTCGGCGCGGACCGCGAGCAGCGCATCCCCGTCAAGGGGGTACGCAAGCTCACCGCCGAGAACATGTCCCGCTCGGCGTTCACCGCTCCGCACGTCACGGAGTTCCTGACAGTGGACGTGACCCGGGCGATGAAGGCGCTCGACCGGCTGCGTGACCGGCGGGAGTGGCGCGAGGTCCGGGTCTCGCCGTTGCTGCTGGTCGCCAAGGCGGTGCTGCTGGCGGTCAAGCGGCACCCGATGGTCAACTCGACCTGGGCGGGCGACGAGATCGTCGTCAAGGAGTACGTCAACCTGGGCATCGCGGCGGCCACCGGGCGCGGTCTGATCGTGCCGAACATCAAGGACGCCGGACGACTCACGCTGCGTGAGCTGGCAGATGCGATGACGGGCCTGGTGCAGACGGCCAAGGCGGGGAAGACCTCCCCGGCGGACATGTCCGGCGGTACGTTGACGATCACCAACGTCGGGGTCTTCGGAGTCGACACCGGCACCCCGATCCTTCCCCCCGGGGAGGCGGCGATCCTGGCCTTCGGCGCGGTCCGCGAACTGCCCTGGGTACACAAGGGCAAGGTCAAGCCACGCCAGGTGACCACGCTGGGGCTCTCCTTCGATCACCGGATCGTCGACGGCGAGCTGGGATCGAAGTTCCTGCGCGACATCGGCGACTTCCTCGCCGACCCGGAGGCGGCCCTGCTCGCCTGGACCTGATCACGCGACGTGCGGCGACGGCCGGTGTGCCCAGGGTGAACTCCTGACACACCGGCCGTTGCCATCCAGGGAAGAAACAGTGGCCTAGATCCCTCCTTGACCTACGATCCTTAGGCGGGTGTCTCAGCTCACCTAACAATCGATGGCAGGCGGCGATCGGTTGGTGTTCAATGGAGTCATCAGGGGCTGACAACCGAATAGCCGGAAGAGAGACACACCATGAGCATGATCGAGCGAATCCGCACCCGTCGTGACGCCAACCGTCGGGCCCGTGCCA harbors:
- a CDS encoding alpha-ketoacid dehydrogenase subunit beta, which gives rise to MATETLTLGKALNTGLRRALENDPKVVIMGEDVGKLGGVFRITDGLQKDFGDQRVIDTPLAESGIIGTAVGLAIRGFRPVCEIQFDGFVYPAYDQIVSQVAKMHYRSQGKVTIPMVIRIPYGGGIGAVEHHSESPEAYFSHTAGLKVVTCANPQDAYVMIQQAIASDDPIVFLEPKRRYWEKGPVELDAPLSGAYPLHSARVVRPGTAATVLAYGPMVRTCIEAATAAAEDGRELEVVDLRTLSPLDLTAVYESVRRTGRCVVVHEAPGNLGLGSEIAARITEECFYSLESPVLRVTGYDTPYPASRVEEEYLPDLDRVLDAVDRSFGW
- a CDS encoding dihydrolipoamide acetyltransferase family protein encodes the protein MSRIKEFNLPDLGEGLTEGEILAWLVKVGDIIELNQPIVEVETAKAAVEIPAKWAGEVRSIFHPEGSTVEVGTPIIAIDTDPGAGPIAESTTAAPSSALPTPSAAALAAVELAPAEGAVEPGMIGGPAPGGRTAVLVGYGPRTTSAKRRPRKSPTTPHSVDHGVVVGDKITPTPASQAPSLHDRPGTSGPVLAKPPVRKLAKDLGIDLATLSGSGPLGSITREDVHAAANGSTTAAEPLAAAPPVTAAASFGADREQRIPVKGVRKLTAENMSRSAFTAPHVTEFLTVDVTRAMKALDRLRDRREWREVRVSPLLLVAKAVLLAVKRHPMVNSTWAGDEIVVKEYVNLGIAAATGRGLIVPNIKDAGRLTLRELADAMTGLVQTAKAGKTSPADMSGGTLTITNVGVFGVDTGTPILPPGEAAILAFGAVRELPWVHKGKVKPRQVTTLGLSFDHRIVDGELGSKFLRDIGDFLADPEAALLAWT